The sequence AGGTACCCAGCAAGTAAAATTAGTACTGTTTGCATTAAGTAATTCGTTAATGCCATTCGTCCATAATATTTTAAGGGTGACAACACTTTTTGCATTACCGGCAATTGGAGCAATAGTATCAGCATACCGACGTAAAAAGCAGAAATAAATGGTCCAATCATCAGACCAATCTCCAAAAACTCACTAATCTGTTCAATCACCGGATCACTAACCCCCTCTAAAATATACGGGTAAAATGGTTCGGACGGTACATGCTTATATTGAATCAGCAGGCCTATGGCACTCAACACGAACATGGCGATAGTAAAAATGGCTGTCCCGCGAACTTTTTTATGTAAATCCTCAAAAACCTGATATTGTCCAGCTACATATCCTAGTAAAATTAGTGGCAAAGGCATTAATGCTTTCAAAGATAAGTAACTCGTCCAGATTAATAACGCAAGTCCGATAATCAGATTGATTTCCTTTTTCATTCTGTGAAATGGTAGAATTATCAACCCACAAATCGCATAAATTGCTAAAGCTTCACCAGGATGAAATACCATATGAATAATCCCCATCAACAGTAATGCACTCATTCGTCTGACAAACAATAGAACACCATTTTCTCCTTTTGCCCGAGCACGGCTAATGAACAGATAAAATCCAACACCGAATAAAAAGGAAAAAATAGTGAAAAATCTACCTTCAACAAACAATAGTAAAAATCGTTGATAAGTTTGGCCAAACGTAT comes from Sporosarcina sp. FSL K6-3457 and encodes:
- a CDS encoding DUF418 domain-containing protein; translated protein: MQPIERNNRIDTLDYIRGFALVGIILVNILALLSVKIPDSDTFGQTYQRFLLLFVEGRFFTIFSFLFGVGFYLFISRARAKGENGVLLFVRRMSALLLMGIIHMVFHPGEALAIYAICGLIILPFHRMKKEINLIIGLALLIWTSYLSLKALMPLPLILLGYVAGQYQVFEDLHKKVRGTAIFTIAMFVLSAIGLLIQYKHVPSEPFYPYILEGVSDPVIEQISEFLEIGLMIGPFISAFYVGMLILLLQLPVMQKVLSPLKYYGRMALTNYLMQTVLILLAGYLFGLFDRFSYMQSLFLCIGICLFQFIFSKIWLHFFLYGPMEWIWRLWTYFKVPAFMKNRKTLSSSS